The Hydrogenobacter sp. T-2 region TGCTGCAATAAGAGCTTGAGCGGGTGAGAATATGAGAGTGACGTTGGTAGGTATACCTTCAGATTCCAAAGCCTGAACCGCCTTCATGCCTTCTGGGGTCATGGGAATCTTTACCACCACGTTGTCTCCAAGCTCCGCTAACATCTTTCCTTCCCTTATCATGCCCTCTGCATCCTTTGAGACAGTTTCCAGGCTTACAGGACCATCTACCAGCTGGAGTATCTCTTTTGCTACCTCTAAGAAAGGTCTTCCTGTCTTGGCTATAAGGCTTGGGTTTGTGGTTACTCCGTCAAGTATGCCCCAATCAATGGCTTGCTTTATCTCATCCACCATCCCCGTGTCAAGAAAGAACTGCATAGCCTACACCTCCTGAAGTATTCTCTGGTGCTTTACAACACCTACAAAAGCTCTTTTAATTATACCATCTTTAACCACAAGGGTAGTGGGTGTTGCCATAATACCCAAATTCTGTGCATTCTTGAATCCTTCTGGCTTTGCCACATCAATCTCCAAAACCTCTACCTTTTCTTTTAGCTTTTCTATCTCGGGCTTCATTAGCTTACAAGCTCCGCACCTCTCAGAGTAAAAGTAAACCACTCCATCTGTAATAAGGTCAATTTTTCTGCCTTGCATCTTTTTGCTCCTTAGGCTGGCATAAAACCTCAAACCTAGCATAAACCCAAAAAACAAAACAAGAAAAAGAGTAGCCAGTTTTAGGATATTTTCCATGTCTATCTCCTCCCTACAGGCTTAATGTATAGGGCTTTGTGGAGGCTGTCTATCTCTTCCTTTGTCATATCTCTCCACTCTCCAGATTTTAGACTTCCCAGTTTTATTGGACCTATTGCAGTCCTTTTGAGCCTTATAACCTTGTGTCCAAAATGAGATACAAACCTTTTGACTATGTGCTTTCTACCTTCGTGAAAGACTATCTCTAACAGACTTGCATCCCTTAGATGCTTTATCAGCTTTACGCTGTCTGGTTTGGCAAAGCCATCTTCAAGGTTCGCACCTCTTTTCATAGCGTCAAGGGTTTCCTTGCTTACTTTCCCAGAAGCCCAGACTAAATAGACCTTTGGAAGTTTATGTCTTGGATGCATTATTCTGTTTGCAAGTTCTCCGTCGTTGGTAAGTATAAGAAGCCCCTCTGCGTTGTAGTCAAGTCTTCCTGCTGGGTAGACCATCTCTGGGATGTCCTTGATAAGCTCCTTTATGGTTTTTTTGCCGTCCTTAGCATCACCAAGTGAAGTAAGATAACAGCAAGGCTTGTATAGGATTATATATCTGTGCCTTAATGGCTTTACTTCTTTTCCATCTACCTCCACCACATCCCTTTCTGGGTCTACCCTCCATCCCAGTTCCTTTACAACAAGCCCGTTTACTTTGACTTTCCCTTCTAGGATAAGCTCATCTGCCTTTCTCCTTGAAGCAACCCCACACATGGAAAGATATCTGTTTAACCTTACCAATAACGCTCCTCCTTCCATGGGTCTCCTCTCATGTTATAGCCCCTCTGCTCCCAGAAGCCAGGGACATCTTCTTGTAAAAGCTCTATACCCCAAACATACTTGGCACTTTTCCATGCGTATAGCTTTGGAACTACAAGCCTAAGGGGGTAGCCGTGTCTTAGTGGTATGGGTTTTCCATACATCTTGTATGCCAGTATGCTGTCTTCTTCGTAAAGATATTCAAGAGGTAGGTTGGTGGTGTATCCCTCAAGGCATTGAACCATAACATACTTGGCTTCAGGCTTTGGCTTTGCAAGACTTAGTATATGTGAGGTCTGCACACCCTCCCATCTTATTTCCTTTACGCTCCATCGGGTCACACAATGAAAGTCCGCTACAAGCTCCACAGAGGGCAGGCTCAGGAGCTCTTCGTAGGTAAGCTCAAGGGGGTTTTCCACAAGCCCAAAAACCCTAAAGCGGTATTTTCCTGTATCCCACTGGGGTATCTCATCCACTATGTCGTAGACTATTGGGGCGGATATCCATCTTTGACCGGGTGGTAGCCTATCTTCCCTAAGGTTTATGGAGCTTACAAGGGTTTTCTTCTCCATGCTTTTCTATTATAGGCTTTTCTCTTTTTCACACACTGTCCTTTGTCAGGAAGAGCTTGACAGGATATAAGTAATTGCTTACTATATATACATGTTTTATGTGTCAAAGGTAAGCTTGCCCTTTTTCTTTCTTGCGATACTGGACCTGTTGTATTCTCTTGCTGTAAAAAGCCTCCAGCTTGACCCGAAGATAGTTTGGATAACTGCAGTCTTTGGTTTTGTTGCCCATACCATAATGTCCGCTATGTATCAGATAGTTCCCAACTCTCAGGGTAGACCACTCAGACCTATTTGGCTCTCCTATGTGGTTTTTGCCCTAAGTCTTTTTTCTTCCTTTCTTTTTTACCTTTTTCAGACACTCTACGCAAGCCTTGTATATGCCTTTGCCTCTTTGCTTTTTGCCATAAACATTCTGCTCTCTATAAAAAACTGGCAACCTATAACTGTAAAGTTTATAGGTCTTGGCACTCTTTACCTCCTCTTTGCAAGTTTTTTCCTTCTACTTTCGGAGCTTGGTTTCCTTCCCTTAGCCCTCGCGGTTCACAGCCTTACTCTTGGCTTTATGCTTAATGTGGTGGTTGGCGTTGAGCTTGCATGGATTCCTATGCTTTACATGGAACCCCTCAACAT contains the following coding sequences:
- the fsa gene encoding fructose-6-phosphate aldolase; protein product: MQFFLDTGMVDEIKQAIDWGILDGVTTNPSLIAKTGRPFLEVAKEILQLVDGPVSLETVSKDAEGMIREGKMLAELGDNVVVKIPMTPEGMKAVQALESEGIPTNVTLIFSPAQALIAAKAGASFVSPFIGRIDDVSSDGMKLIREVKQIFDNYDIVDTEIIVASVRHPMHVVEAALIGADICTMPFEVMKKLFQHPLTDKGIELFLKDWEKVPGRPF
- a CDS encoding thioredoxin family protein is translated as MENILKLATLFLVLFFGFMLGLRFYASLRSKKMQGRKIDLITDGVVYFYSERCGACKLMKPEIEKLKEKVEVLEIDVAKPEGFKNAQNLGIMATPTTLVVKDGIIKRAFVGVVKHQRILQEV
- a CDS encoding pseudouridine synthase, with the protein product MEGGALLVRLNRYLSMCGVASRRKADELILEGKVKVNGLVVKELGWRVDPERDVVEVDGKEVKPLRHRYIILYKPCCYLTSLGDAKDGKKTIKELIKDIPEMVYPAGRLDYNAEGLLILTNDGELANRIMHPRHKLPKVYLVWASGKVSKETLDAMKRGANLEDGFAKPDSVKLIKHLRDASLLEIVFHEGRKHIVKRFVSHFGHKVIRLKRTAIGPIKLGSLKSGEWRDMTKEEIDSLHKALYIKPVGRR
- a CDS encoding sulfite oxidase-like oxidoreductase is translated as MEKKTLVSSINLREDRLPPGQRWISAPIVYDIVDEIPQWDTGKYRFRVFGLVENPLELTYEELLSLPSVELVADFHCVTRWSVKEIRWEGVQTSHILSLAKPKPEAKYVMVQCLEGYTTNLPLEYLYEEDSILAYKMYGKPIPLRHGYPLRLVVPKLYAWKSAKYVWGIELLQEDVPGFWEQRGYNMRGDPWKEERYW